The Verrucomicrobium spinosum DSM 4136 = JCM 18804 genome includes a region encoding these proteins:
- a CDS encoding OmpA family protein produces MSNARYSIRSRAHGGAFGPLLIIIVALAMSAAVFFLFTKKWVEKEKPAPDPQSSTQPAAEAPPSPAPKTTSGPGAEVPPSKKAAPPKTLGFARPQDLAQQLTQNLAEGDLKSAAGLVAAGDPSQAAASLAVMEKIKELGYKGGALSLVQTLGQSEGVVRLSIPLTGTQGAPDLNLQIDVVKDPNMGWRVHKLRLPKELELAVAAVIPPGAPMINPAGGPPLPGGTGQSLFVVDTEPDAITHASNFVRALLRLDYETARSYVDESKIPPVKLAGLCIAFEDGKYSLQDHKPMVATVSTETSSWVIAKVRSEIYKEETEFGLEMEKLASGWRIIGLNLSRLLADNARSSAMVGIPYTPLVQNPKGGESIALYFEYDQAVLHPRAQAQLNIVASILKASPSKNLKIGGHTDAKGSDQYNVALSQRRAAAVKQYFLDQGVPPLQVETVGFGKALPLSPNANPDGSDNPEGRSRNRRAEILLDF; encoded by the coding sequence ATGTCCAACGCCCGTTACTCCATCCGTTCTCGCGCCCATGGTGGCGCGTTCGGGCCGCTCTTGATTATCATCGTGGCACTGGCAATGAGTGCCGCCGTGTTTTTTCTATTCACTAAAAAGTGGGTCGAAAAAGAGAAGCCCGCTCCTGACCCGCAATCCAGCACCCAACCGGCCGCAGAAGCTCCTCCATCGCCCGCCCCCAAGACCACTTCAGGGCCCGGTGCGGAGGTACCCCCATCAAAGAAAGCCGCCCCTCCCAAGACCCTCGGCTTTGCCCGGCCTCAGGACCTCGCTCAACAGCTCACTCAAAATTTGGCGGAAGGCGATTTGAAGTCAGCCGCCGGACTGGTGGCGGCGGGAGACCCCTCCCAAGCCGCAGCGAGCCTGGCCGTGATGGAAAAGATCAAGGAGCTGGGCTACAAAGGTGGTGCCTTGAGCCTGGTGCAAACCCTGGGCCAGAGCGAAGGCGTGGTCCGCCTCTCCATACCGCTCACCGGCACCCAGGGGGCTCCGGATCTCAATCTTCAGATCGACGTCGTTAAGGACCCGAACATGGGCTGGCGCGTGCACAAGCTGCGTCTGCCCAAGGAACTCGAACTCGCCGTGGCCGCCGTCATCCCTCCCGGTGCTCCCATGATCAACCCCGCCGGCGGCCCTCCCCTTCCTGGCGGCACCGGCCAGTCCCTCTTCGTGGTGGACACCGAGCCAGACGCCATCACCCATGCCAGCAATTTTGTCCGCGCCCTGCTTAGGCTCGACTACGAGACGGCACGCTCATATGTGGATGAGAGCAAGATCCCCCCGGTGAAACTGGCCGGCCTTTGCATCGCCTTCGAAGATGGCAAATACTCCCTGCAGGATCACAAGCCTATGGTCGCCACCGTATCAACGGAGACCTCTAGCTGGGTCATCGCCAAGGTGCGTTCCGAAATTTACAAAGAAGAGACCGAGTTTGGCCTGGAGATGGAGAAACTCGCCAGCGGTTGGCGCATCATCGGGCTGAACCTGTCACGCCTGCTGGCCGACAATGCCCGATCCTCTGCCATGGTCGGCATACCCTACACTCCCCTGGTGCAGAACCCGAAAGGCGGCGAGAGCATCGCCCTCTACTTCGAGTACGATCAGGCGGTGCTGCATCCGCGAGCCCAGGCGCAGCTCAACATTGTGGCCTCCATCTTGAAGGCCAGCCCCAGCAAGAATCTCAAGATCGGCGGCCACACAGATGCCAAGGGCAGCGACCAGTACAATGTGGCCCTTTCCCAGCGTCGGGCAGCAGCCGTGAAACAGTATTTCCTGGATCAGGGCGTGCCCCCTCTCCAGGTGGAAACGGTGGGTTTTGGCAAGGCATTGCCCCTCAGCCCCAACGCCAACCCGGACGGCTCCGACAATCCTGAAGGACGCTCCCGCAACCGGCGCGCGGAGATCCTGCTCGACTTCTGA
- a CDS encoding cation:proton antiporter has translation MPHNLDLILTLTGGLTAALALGFITQKLRLSPIVGYLLAGILVGPFTPGFVADNDIATQFAELGVILLMFGVGLHFHLKDLLAVRKVAIPGAVAQIAAATALGAIVTHFFGWSIEAGIVFGMAISVASTVVLTRVLSDNRALHTPSGHIAIGWLIVEDLFTILVLVLLPAIFGNPGDAQGAGHGAEGGNVWLTMGVAMFKLGLLCVFTLVAGQKIIPWFLGYVAKTGARDLFTLTVLVLALGIAVGSAKFFGASMALGAFLAGMVVGQSEFSGRAASEALPMRDAFAVLFFVSVGMLFDPGALKTGWPLMLATLGIVIIGKPLAALAVVLFFKKPLSSALSISVALAQIGEFSFILAALGTSMKILPPEATNALVLTSVISITLNPLMYKGIAPLVKWLESKGWARPARPADMQNALELDDTVHRVVVVGFGPVGRTLSRILEDNGFRPVIVEMNIETVRKLLAEGKPAVYGDAAQREILHHAGIEKAEGLIIAASGVPAKEIVEAARDLNPKIRILTRTSYLNQAEALRQCGANAVFTSEGEIALAMTDYLLEEMGATDEMIDRERDRVREELFTAPEPKTAAS, from the coding sequence ATGCCCCACAACCTTGATCTCATCCTGACACTGACGGGAGGGTTGACCGCTGCGTTGGCCCTGGGTTTCATCACCCAAAAGCTCAGATTGTCTCCGATTGTCGGCTACCTGTTAGCTGGCATTCTGGTAGGCCCTTTTACTCCAGGCTTTGTTGCGGACAATGACATCGCGACGCAGTTCGCGGAGCTCGGTGTCATTCTGCTCATGTTTGGCGTGGGTCTGCACTTTCATCTCAAGGATTTGCTGGCAGTGCGGAAGGTGGCCATCCCTGGGGCCGTGGCGCAAATTGCCGCTGCCACCGCGCTTGGCGCGATCGTCACCCACTTCTTTGGCTGGTCGATTGAGGCGGGCATTGTCTTTGGGATGGCCATTTCTGTGGCGAGCACGGTAGTGCTGACCCGCGTGCTCTCGGACAACCGGGCTTTGCATACCCCCAGCGGGCACATCGCCATTGGCTGGCTCATTGTGGAGGATCTGTTCACCATTCTCGTGCTGGTGCTCCTGCCAGCGATCTTCGGCAACCCGGGAGACGCGCAGGGTGCAGGGCACGGTGCAGAGGGAGGCAATGTGTGGCTGACCATGGGCGTGGCCATGTTCAAGCTGGGGCTGTTGTGTGTGTTCACCCTGGTGGCCGGGCAGAAGATCATTCCGTGGTTCCTGGGGTATGTGGCCAAGACGGGTGCGCGGGATCTCTTCACGCTGACTGTGCTGGTGCTGGCGCTCGGCATTGCTGTGGGTTCCGCCAAGTTCTTCGGGGCTTCCATGGCCCTTGGGGCGTTCCTGGCTGGTATGGTGGTGGGGCAGTCGGAGTTCAGTGGTCGGGCGGCTTCGGAAGCGCTTCCCATGCGGGATGCGTTTGCGGTGCTCTTCTTTGTGTCTGTGGGCATGTTATTTGACCCTGGGGCGCTGAAGACAGGCTGGCCGCTGATGCTGGCCACCTTGGGCATTGTCATCATCGGGAAGCCCCTTGCGGCATTGGCGGTGGTCCTGTTCTTCAAGAAGCCCCTCTCCTCTGCTCTCTCCATCTCAGTGGCGCTGGCTCAGATTGGGGAGTTCTCTTTCATCCTGGCGGCATTGGGCACCTCAATGAAGATTCTCCCACCGGAAGCGACCAACGCCCTGGTGCTCACCTCCGTGATTTCCATTACCTTGAACCCGCTCATGTACAAGGGGATCGCTCCCTTGGTGAAGTGGCTGGAAAGCAAGGGGTGGGCACGTCCGGCCCGTCCGGCGGATATGCAGAACGCTCTGGAACTGGATGATACCGTCCACCGTGTGGTGGTGGTGGGCTTCGGCCCGGTGGGGCGCACGCTCAGCCGCATCCTGGAAGACAATGGCTTCCGCCCCGTGATCGTGGAGATGAATATCGAGACGGTGCGCAAGTTGCTGGCCGAGGGCAAACCGGCTGTGTACGGCGATGCCGCGCAGCGGGAGATCCTGCACCACGCCGGCATCGAGAAGGCGGAAGGTCTGATCATCGCCGCCTCTGGCGTTCCGGCCAAAGAGATTGTCGAGGCCGCCCGCGATCTCAATCCCAAAATCCGCATCCTGACCCGCACCTCCTATCTCAACCAAGCAGAGGCTTTGCGCCAGTGTGGAGCGAATGCCGTGTTCACCAGTGAAGGGGAAATCGCCCTGGCCATGACGGACTACCTGCTGGAAGAGATGGGGGCCACGGACGAAATGATCGACCGCGAACGCGACCGGGTGCGTGAAGAGCTGTTCACTGCACCCGAGCCCAAGACTGCGGCATCCTGA
- a CDS encoding L,D-transpeptidase family protein has protein sequence MVWPTPSATAVCTLLLACLLASCGQEEPAPPVKVTPAPIETAPPAPPPPVTPAPTPMPAPAPPTPAPPMPVPTPTPPAPQPTPPLTPSVPDSVPPEERLGEVRKLRTPGLTEELRRQGFALGDPIFIRVFKETLELELWIKAKSAPAFRKWKTWPIAAMSGELGPKTKEGDRQAPEGFYQVTTKSLNPRSSYHLSFNIGYPNAFDQAHQRTGSFIMVHGKAVSIGCFAMTDPVIEEIYLMAEAALKRGQSSFGVHVFPFRMTSERLLQAGEEHPSLLKFWLDLRPGYTAFESTQQPPIIKVEEKRYRVTPVGTSQPS, from the coding sequence ATGGTTTGGCCCACCCCTTCAGCCACTGCTGTTTGCACCCTCCTTCTGGCCTGCCTTCTCGCCTCCTGCGGACAGGAAGAGCCGGCACCTCCGGTCAAGGTGACGCCCGCTCCCATCGAGACGGCTCCTCCCGCCCCGCCCCCACCCGTGACTCCGGCCCCCACGCCCATGCCTGCGCCCGCGCCTCCCACCCCGGCACCTCCTATGCCCGTACCGACGCCCACCCCGCCTGCTCCACAGCCTACGCCACCGCTGACGCCCAGCGTGCCGGACTCCGTGCCACCAGAGGAGCGGTTGGGGGAGGTGCGTAAGCTTCGCACCCCTGGCCTGACAGAAGAGTTGCGCCGTCAGGGGTTTGCCCTGGGTGATCCTATCTTCATCCGAGTGTTCAAGGAGACGTTGGAACTCGAACTCTGGATCAAGGCGAAGTCAGCCCCTGCCTTCCGCAAGTGGAAGACCTGGCCCATCGCAGCCATGTCCGGCGAGCTGGGCCCCAAGACCAAGGAAGGCGATCGTCAGGCACCGGAGGGATTCTACCAGGTCACGACCAAGTCCCTGAATCCCCGCAGCAGCTACCACCTCTCCTTCAATATCGGGTACCCCAATGCCTTTGACCAGGCTCACCAGCGCACAGGCAGCTTCATCATGGTGCATGGCAAGGCCGTTTCGATCGGCTGCTTCGCCATGACCGATCCCGTCATTGAGGAGATTTACCTCATGGCTGAGGCCGCTTTAAAAAGAGGGCAATCCTCCTTTGGCGTGCATGTGTTCCCCTTCCGCATGACCTCCGAGCGGCTCCTCCAAGCAGGGGAGGAGCATCCGTCACTGCTGAAGTTCTGGCTCGATCTCCGCCCGGGCTACACCGCCTTTGAATCCACCCAGCAGCCCCCAATCATCAAGGTGGAAGAAAAACGCTACCGGGTCACCCCGGTGGGCACCTCTCAACCGTCTTGA
- a CDS encoding histone deacetylase family protein, whose protein sequence is MAALTSGLVLDAISAEHDTGGGHPESPQRYQAVARALTTAGLTKTMTAITSRPATDDEILLCHTREYLETAKRDVAGGRSDLSTGDTAICPRSLEVARHATGSVVEAVDAVMTGKLKNAFCAVRPPGHHARPAQGMGFCLFNNIAVGARVAQKKHGAGRVLIVDWDVHHGNGTQDIFYADGSVIFASTHQAPWYPYTGWAEEKGEGKGKGMILNFPFPAGAGYGEIGGALEHHILQEAARLKPDLVMISAGFDSRVDDPLGQFQLTDANFAALTKTLMRFADEHCSGRLVSVLEGGYNLDGLGKAVTAHVTALSGG, encoded by the coding sequence ATGGCTGCCCTTACCTCCGGACTCGTACTTGATGCCATCAGCGCAGAGCATGACACCGGAGGTGGGCACCCGGAGTCGCCCCAGCGCTACCAGGCGGTGGCCCGGGCACTCACCACTGCGGGCCTGACCAAAACGATGACGGCCATCACTTCCCGGCCGGCCACTGACGACGAAATCCTGCTCTGCCATACCCGTGAGTACCTGGAAACTGCCAAGCGCGACGTCGCAGGGGGCAGGAGTGATCTCAGCACTGGCGACACCGCGATCTGCCCGCGCTCCCTGGAGGTGGCGCGCCACGCCACCGGTAGCGTGGTGGAGGCGGTGGATGCCGTCATGACCGGGAAGCTCAAGAACGCATTTTGCGCCGTGCGACCTCCTGGGCATCATGCCCGCCCTGCGCAGGGGATGGGATTCTGCTTGTTCAACAACATCGCCGTTGGAGCCCGGGTGGCCCAGAAGAAGCACGGGGCCGGCCGGGTCTTGATCGTGGACTGGGATGTGCACCACGGCAACGGTACGCAGGATATCTTCTATGCAGATGGGAGTGTGATCTTTGCCAGCACCCACCAGGCTCCCTGGTATCCCTACACAGGGTGGGCGGAGGAGAAAGGCGAGGGGAAAGGCAAGGGAATGATCCTGAATTTCCCATTCCCGGCGGGAGCGGGCTATGGCGAGATCGGTGGAGCGCTGGAGCACCACATTTTGCAGGAAGCCGCCCGGCTCAAGCCGGATCTCGTGATGATCTCAGCAGGGTTTGACTCCCGGGTGGATGATCCTCTGGGGCAGTTTCAGCTCACCGATGCGAATTTTGCCGCGCTCACCAAGACCCTCATGAGGTTCGCGGATGAGCACTGCTCCGGAAGGCTGGTTTCCGTACTGGAGGGGGGCTACAATCTTGATGGTTTGGGAAAAGCGGTGACCGCCCATGTGACCGCTCTATCCGGGGGTTGA
- the bioA gene encoding adenosylmethionine--8-amino-7-oxononanoate transaminase: protein MNYAELDKAYTWHPFTPMRDWCAAEHEPLMLCSGEGCYLVDQHGNRYLDGNASIWTNIHGHCHPRINEAIKAQLDRVAHTSYLGFGNPPAAQLASELVGFFPDGGLEKVFFSDNGSTAIEAAVRMSLQFWRQNGQPGRDVILAFDSAYHGDTLGAASLGGIPLFKGSANQFGYVVQRVRTFEDLAALPADDVQHIAAVIIEPLVQGVNTMRLWPKGMLKALETWCRGQGIFLILDEVMTGFGRTGTMFACQQEKVVPDFLCMAKGLSGGYLPLAATLVNQRVYEGFLGAPSEGRTFFYGHSFTGNQLGCAAALASLGIFREEKVLEQLPAKMKVFERLLQGLTGLPHVAEIRRCGLIAGIELVKQRSPRLDYDAVEQVGTRVCLAARKHGLLTRPIANTIVLMPPLCVVESELKTMVKAVRLAIGEVCGG from the coding sequence TTGAACTACGCGGAACTCGACAAGGCTTACACCTGGCATCCTTTCACCCCCATGCGCGACTGGTGCGCGGCGGAGCATGAGCCCCTCATGCTCTGTAGCGGAGAGGGGTGCTACCTGGTGGATCAGCATGGCAACCGCTATCTGGATGGGAACGCCTCCATCTGGACCAACATCCACGGGCACTGCCACCCGCGCATCAACGAGGCCATCAAGGCGCAGCTTGATCGCGTGGCGCACACTTCCTACCTTGGTTTTGGCAATCCGCCGGCGGCGCAGCTTGCCAGTGAACTCGTGGGGTTCTTCCCCGATGGCGGGCTGGAGAAGGTCTTTTTCTCGGACAACGGTTCCACAGCTATCGAGGCCGCCGTGCGGATGTCGCTCCAGTTCTGGAGGCAGAACGGTCAGCCTGGTCGGGACGTCATTTTGGCTTTCGATTCAGCCTATCATGGCGATACCCTGGGCGCGGCGAGTTTGGGCGGGATCCCACTTTTCAAGGGGAGTGCCAACCAGTTTGGTTATGTGGTACAGCGGGTACGAACGTTTGAGGACCTGGCAGCTCTCCCGGCTGATGATGTTCAGCACATCGCGGCGGTCATCATTGAGCCGCTGGTTCAGGGGGTGAACACCATGCGTCTCTGGCCCAAGGGCATGCTGAAGGCCCTGGAAACCTGGTGCCGGGGGCAGGGGATCTTCCTCATTCTGGACGAAGTGATGACGGGGTTCGGCCGCACTGGCACGATGTTCGCGTGCCAGCAGGAGAAAGTGGTGCCGGACTTCCTCTGTATGGCCAAGGGGCTCTCCGGTGGGTATCTGCCGCTGGCGGCCACTCTGGTGAATCAACGCGTGTATGAAGGCTTCCTGGGTGCTCCCTCAGAGGGGCGGACCTTTTTCTACGGGCACAGCTTCACCGGCAATCAATTGGGGTGCGCTGCGGCGCTCGCCAGTCTGGGCATCTTCCGGGAGGAGAAGGTGCTTGAGCAGCTGCCTGCCAAGATGAAAGTGTTCGAGCGCCTCCTCCAAGGACTGACTGGCCTGCCCCATGTCGCGGAGATCCGCCGCTGCGGTTTGATCGCGGGTATCGAGCTGGTAAAACAGCGTTCTCCACGATTGGATTACGATGCAGTGGAGCAGGTGGGCACCCGTGTGTGCCTGGCTGCCCGCAAACATGGGCTGCTGACACGCCCCATTGCCAACACCATCGTGCTCATGCCTCCGCTTTGCGTGGTGGAGTCTGAACTGAAGACGATGGTGAAGGCTGTGCGACTGGCTATCGGGGAAGTGTGTGGGGGGTGA
- a CDS encoding YdeI/OmpD-associated family protein, with protein sequence MDCRASRTQDPDDWIATCPGFTREICEELRDLIFRWEPDLKEGINSNMLCFSGRKRVCALGAFNDHVEIAFFRGGEVADPAGLFNHGLESLSIRGIKLKELSEVPKPALRAMLHAAVAVDRSPVVLPPPKVKREPWPMPAVLDAALKKHGKAAAFFESLKPTYQREYMVWISTAKRQETLEKRLAETLSALSAGKKWAQRKEA encoded by the coding sequence ATGGACTGCCGCGCCTCACGCACCCAGGATCCCGATGACTGGATCGCCACCTGTCCAGGATTCACCCGCGAGATTTGCGAAGAGCTGCGTGATCTGATTTTCCGCTGGGAACCGGATTTGAAGGAGGGCATCAACTCCAACATGCTCTGCTTCTCAGGTCGAAAGCGGGTCTGTGCGCTGGGAGCCTTCAACGATCACGTGGAGATCGCTTTTTTTCGCGGTGGAGAAGTGGCCGATCCCGCTGGCCTGTTCAATCACGGGCTGGAGAGTCTCTCCATCCGGGGCATCAAGCTGAAGGAGCTGTCTGAGGTGCCCAAGCCCGCCTTGAGGGCCATGCTGCATGCGGCAGTGGCCGTGGATCGGAGCCCAGTGGTTCTGCCTCCTCCGAAGGTGAAGCGTGAGCCCTGGCCCATGCCAGCGGTGCTTGATGCGGCGCTCAAGAAGCACGGGAAAGCTGCCGCATTCTTTGAGAGCCTGAAGCCTACGTACCAGCGGGAGTACATGGTCTGGATCAGCACGGCCAAACGGCAAGAGACGCTGGAAAAGCGCCTGGCGGAGACGCTGAGCGCACTTTCCGCCGGGAAAAAGTGGGCTCAGCGAAAAGAAGCCTGA
- a CDS encoding DEAD/DEAH box helicase, producing MSSAASVISIETPLDQVEGLRPAAVRMLAKEGLTTVGSLVLHFPARHEDRRRMDFKGFGPSETPVCHHVRVLKTRVLRFGQRGGVFETVVEAAESNPLHQQLTLRWFGMVYLQKVLAVDMELMVYGKIKEIKDRLLMDHPEYEILRGDDDDDEAGIHASRIVPVYRLRGGLKQKPLRRTTWQVMEHLPAVALPDILPRPKAGGDFAGMTRATALRTLHHPEGFDELTKSQRYLALEEFYLMQLRAVRRKLQFKHHGGTAQRAEGRLLTAFLETLPFQMTGAQSRSLEEILADMALPQPMNRLLHGDVGSGKTVVALAAMLMAVEAGRQGALMAPTQILAEQHYENARRWLEPLGIRVALRTADKVLDSQPETSKADVLGSARFQRAVVGILPTTHASGTSEPIYHKRRMPHIERPWGKYMLTWSTRDHRQLSPQARDCVASAFRYFNRIRYNLFAVVVMPDHVHALLEPLPESWDDEGNATFHSLGGITHSIKSFTANEINKLEKSTDPVWEKESYDRLIRSESDLQEKFTYIVTNPTRSGAVADNEPYPWLWTPDDIPQDAECSTLEACAPQIPAADRGPDIVIGTHALLYERSAGNLPRLGLVVIDEQHKFGVAQRARLIAQGEAPDVLVMTATPIPRTLTLTLYGDLDVSTIDQRPKERGKIITAVREVTKVEEVTKFVLTRLEEGRQCYIVYPLIEESEKLDAGAATTGLEEWTKRLAPHATGLLHGRMDTEAKEAVMRQFREGSVKVLVSTTVIEVGVDVPNATVMIIHDSGRFGLAQLHQLRGRIGRGAHTSYAILFVPKGDKEAMARLKLLEETTDGFKIAEEDLARRGPGDVLGSAQSGQSPLRFGSLLADTRLVTTARRLAERTLKGDPELLHPEHAHLRAMVGEEVFGEGTMQ from the coding sequence ATGAGTTCCGCCGCCAGCGTCATCAGCATCGAGACCCCGCTTGATCAGGTGGAGGGACTGCGTCCCGCAGCCGTGCGCATGCTCGCCAAGGAGGGACTCACCACCGTGGGAAGCCTGGTCCTGCATTTCCCGGCCCGCCACGAAGACCGGCGGCGCATGGACTTCAAAGGGTTCGGCCCCAGCGAGACGCCCGTGTGCCACCATGTGAGGGTGCTAAAGACGCGTGTGTTGCGTTTTGGCCAGCGCGGCGGCGTATTTGAAACGGTGGTGGAGGCGGCAGAGTCCAATCCCCTGCACCAGCAGCTCACGTTGCGGTGGTTCGGCATGGTGTACCTGCAAAAGGTCCTGGCGGTGGACATGGAGCTCATGGTGTACGGCAAGATCAAGGAAATAAAGGACCGACTCCTCATGGACCACCCGGAGTATGAGATCCTCCGTGGCGATGATGACGATGACGAGGCCGGCATCCACGCCTCCCGCATCGTTCCCGTGTACCGCCTGCGCGGCGGACTGAAGCAGAAGCCCCTGCGCCGCACCACCTGGCAGGTGATGGAGCATCTCCCCGCCGTCGCCCTGCCGGACATCCTCCCCCGGCCCAAGGCGGGTGGAGACTTCGCCGGGATGACCCGCGCCACCGCCCTGCGCACCCTGCACCACCCGGAGGGGTTCGATGAACTCACCAAGTCCCAGCGCTATCTGGCGCTGGAGGAGTTTTACCTCATGCAGCTCCGGGCCGTGCGGAGGAAGTTGCAGTTCAAGCATCATGGTGGCACCGCCCAGCGGGCAGAAGGACGGCTGCTGACCGCGTTCCTGGAAACTCTGCCGTTCCAGATGACGGGAGCCCAGAGCCGCTCGCTTGAGGAAATCCTGGCAGACATGGCCCTGCCCCAGCCCATGAACCGGCTCCTGCATGGCGATGTGGGCAGCGGCAAGACTGTGGTCGCCCTGGCCGCCATGCTCATGGCCGTGGAGGCCGGTCGGCAGGGGGCACTCATGGCCCCCACCCAGATCCTCGCGGAGCAGCACTATGAAAACGCCCGCCGCTGGCTGGAGCCCCTCGGCATCCGCGTGGCGCTGCGCACAGCGGACAAGGTGCTGGATTCCCAGCCTGAAACGTCAAAAGCCGACGTATTGGGGAGCGCACGCTTCCAGCGTGCCGTAGTCGGCATCCTGCCGACTACACACGCCAGCGGGACAAGCGAACCCATTTACCACAAGCGTCGCATGCCCCATATCGAACGTCCCTGGGGCAAGTACATGCTCACATGGAGTACCCGTGACCATCGCCAGCTGTCTCCACAGGCGCGCGATTGCGTCGCGAGCGCCTTTCGATACTTCAACAGAATCCGATACAATCTCTTCGCGGTCGTCGTCATGCCTGATCACGTGCATGCCCTGCTCGAACCGCTTCCAGAGTCTTGGGATGATGAAGGAAACGCCACCTTCCACTCACTGGGCGGAATCACTCACTCCATCAAGTCCTTCACGGCAAACGAGATCAACAAGCTGGAAAAATCGACCGATCCAGTTTGGGAAAAGGAATCCTACGACCGCCTCATCCGCTCCGAATCCGACCTCCAGGAAAAATTCACCTACATCGTCACCAACCCCACTCGCTCGGGCGCGGTGGCAGATAACGAACCCTACCCGTGGCTGTGGACACCGGACGACATTCCGCAGGATGCGGAATGCAGCACGCTGGAAGCGTGCGCTCCCCAGATCCCTGCAGCCGATCGCGGACCCGACATCGTCATCGGCACCCATGCGCTGCTCTATGAGCGCAGCGCGGGCAACCTGCCCCGCCTGGGCCTCGTGGTCATCGATGAGCAGCACAAGTTTGGCGTGGCCCAACGGGCCCGCCTCATCGCCCAGGGGGAGGCACCGGACGTGCTGGTGATGACCGCGACTCCCATTCCTCGAACCCTGACGCTTACCCTCTACGGAGACCTGGATGTCTCGACCATCGACCAACGGCCCAAAGAGCGCGGCAAAATCATCACCGCCGTGCGGGAAGTCACCAAGGTGGAAGAGGTCACGAAATTTGTTCTGACCCGTCTCGAAGAAGGACGGCAGTGCTACATTGTCTATCCCTTGATCGAAGAGTCAGAAAAACTCGATGCCGGGGCCGCGACCACCGGGCTGGAAGAGTGGACCAAACGACTGGCCCCGCATGCCACTGGCCTGCTGCATGGCCGCATGGACACCGAGGCCAAGGAGGCGGTGATGCGGCAGTTCCGGGAAGGCAGCGTCAAGGTGCTGGTCAGCACCACGGTCATCGAGGTGGGCGTGGATGTCCCCAATGCCACGGTCATGATCATCCACGACTCCGGCCGGTTTGGTCTGGCCCAGCTGCACCAGCTTCGCGGTCGCATTGGTCGTGGCGCACACACGTCATATGCCATTCTCTTCGTTCCCAAAGGGGACAAAGAGGCCATGGCGCGGCTCAAGCTGCTTGAGGAAACCACGGATGGCTTCAAGATTGCAGAAGAAGACCTGGCCAGACGAGGCCCGGGGGATGTGCTCGGCAGCGCCCAGAGCGGCCAGTCCCCGTTGCGCTTCGGCTCGCTGCTCGCCGACACCCGCCTGGTCACAACGGCTCGCCGTCTGGCTGAGCGCACCCTCAAGGGAGACCCCGAACTCCTCCACCCGGAGCATGCCCACCTGCGCGCGATGGTCGGCGAGGAGGTCTTTGGCGAGGGCACCATGCAGTAA
- a CDS encoding trypsin-like peptidase domain-containing protein, producing MLEQFRRILLVIIIFFAATWLYRQWQARQGGESVFDYIQTNTTTPEKFTSPPAARLTAADVPGLARLSEESAKLAGSVLPSVVSIDTATISRVAVRDIFGYLRGYRNDVSPGLGSGVIVSKEGHVITNYHVIKGATQIKITTNDRKSYKTEIIGADSQRDIAVLKILGGGNNFPALNFANSDEARAGQIVFAVGNPFGLTGTVTQGIISATQRRFSDTSNALLQTDTVINPGNSGGPLVNIYGDIIGINVAIFTRGAVTNQAWQGVGLAVPANDVKESFQAIMNRGAPVLGFLGIEVSPEPVAVDSALGTTLGAMVETVNPESPAAKAGIQVGDVIMQFGPRTFNSVDELMLMIAKARPGQEIPMIVVRDGRILNIKAEIAPRPATN from the coding sequence ATGCTCGAACAATTCCGCCGCATCCTTCTTGTCATCATCATCTTTTTCGCCGCCACCTGGCTGTATCGGCAGTGGCAGGCACGTCAGGGTGGTGAGAGCGTGTTCGACTACATTCAGACCAACACCACCACTCCCGAGAAGTTTACCAGCCCCCCCGCTGCACGACTGACGGCTGCAGATGTCCCGGGTCTGGCCAGGCTCAGTGAAGAGTCGGCCAAACTCGCCGGGTCGGTCCTGCCCTCCGTGGTGAGCATCGACACCGCCACCATCAGCCGGGTGGCTGTCAGAGACATCTTTGGCTACTTGCGCGGCTACCGCAACGATGTGTCGCCCGGCCTGGGCTCCGGCGTCATCGTCAGCAAAGAAGGTCACGTCATCACCAACTACCATGTGATCAAAGGGGCCACACAGATCAAGATCACCACCAACGACCGCAAGTCCTACAAGACGGAGATCATCGGCGCTGACAGCCAGCGGGACATTGCAGTGCTCAAGATCCTGGGTGGCGGAAACAACTTTCCTGCGCTGAACTTTGCCAATTCGGACGAGGCACGCGCCGGACAAATCGTCTTTGCCGTGGGCAACCCCTTCGGCCTCACCGGCACCGTGACCCAGGGCATCATCAGCGCCACACAGCGTCGCTTCAGCGACACGTCCAACGCCCTGCTCCAGACCGACACGGTCATCAACCCCGGGAACTCTGGCGGGCCCCTCGTCAACATCTATGGTGACATCATCGGCATCAACGTGGCCATCTTCACCCGCGGAGCCGTGACCAACCAGGCCTGGCAGGGGGTGGGGCTCGCCGTCCCGGCCAATGATGTGAAGGAATCGTTTCAAGCCATCATGAACCGGGGGGCTCCGGTGCTGGGCTTCCTCGGCATCGAGGTAAGTCCTGAACCCGTGGCGGTGGATTCCGCCCTGGGCACCACGCTGGGTGCGATGGTGGAGACGGTGAACCCGGAGTCCCCCGCTGCCAAGGCTGGCATCCAGGTGGGGGATGTCATCATGCAGTTCGGTCCACGCACCTTCAACTCTGTGGATGAACTGATGCTGATGATTGCCAAGGCGCGCCCCGGGCAGGAGATTCCCATGATTGTGGTCCGCGACGGACGCATCCTGAACATCAAAGCCGAAATCGCCCCGCGACCTGCAACCAACTGA